GTGGCCGAGGAGTTTCTTCCGGCAAAGCCGATGGAGGACGTTCCCCACCCGGACCTGGGTTGACGCTTCGTCTAACCCAGATTATAAAGAAAGAGGCGGCCTCACGGCCGCCTCTTTCTTTGGCGTAACGGTTTCGATCCCGCCTCGCAGCCGTATCCGATTTGCCCTGCGCAACCCCGTGGTCACACTGCTTATGAATTAACTGCACCGCGGCCGTCTGAAGGCGGGAACACGGGGTTACGCGGGGTAACAGCTCCGTATTCCCTGCGTCCTCCTTCGTACTCCGCGGTCATATTGCTCTTGATCCAAAAGTATTTTGGCTTTTGGCTCTCCCCTGCGCTCCCCATGCGCCTGCCTGCCGTCCTGTCCATCGACCTGTCCACGGTAGCCTTGGCGAAGGTGGAAGCTCGGAAGGTGTGGTCGGAAGCCTTTGGCGAAGGCTGGGTCTCTGCGGTAACACTTCTCTTGATTAAACCATGGCGCGTTGAGATGTACGGATAGGCGAGGGGCGCGCGACGGTCAATTCCCCTGGGGCCCGCCGAGCTGTTTCTGCAAGGCCTGCATCTTTGAGGACGCCAGAGATATGTACCTCCTGTCCCCGAGCCAGAATCGCAGAAACTTCTCATAGTTGGCGATGGCCACGGCCGGCTGGCCCAGGTTCTCATAGGCCAGGGCGATGTTGTAGTAGGACATGGCGAATGTCGGGTCGATGAACAGGGCCTGCTTGTAGTATTGGATCGCTTCCGGGTATTTGCGCTCCTTGAAGTAGATATTGGCCAGGTTGTTGGCCGCCTCGATGTAGCGGGGGTTGTACTTCAGGGCTGTCTTATAAGCCCCGATCGCTTCCTCGGTTTTGCCCGCCTCCCTGAGGATGTTACCCAGGTTGTAGTTGGCCAGGGCTGACTTCGGGTCCAGCTGGATGGCCCGCTTCATCCACTTTTCCGCGTTCTCGTACCCCTTCTTCTTGTGGTAGACGTTGCCAACGTTGATGTAGGGGTTCGGGAACATGGGGGCCAGCTTGATGGTGCGCTGGTAGTGCTGCAGCGCCCGGTCGAAATCCCCGTTCTGCTCGTAGTAGATCCCCAGGTTGTTGTACCCCCGCACCGAGTTGCGGTCCTTTAAGATAACATCCTTCCAGATCGTTTCCTCTGTGGCAAAGGCCATGTTGCGCTTGAACGTCCCGAGGCCCATGAAGAGGAGGATGGTCAAACATATGGTGATAAAGGTTTTGAAATACCATCCTCCGTCTGACCGGAACCGGAGATAAAGCTTGGCCACAACGTAGGTGAAAACCAGGACGAACCCGAACCCGGGAAGGTAAAGGCGGTGGTCGTTGATCACCACGTTCAGGCGAAACAGGGATGTAGGAAGCAGGGCCAGAAAGAACCAGAGAACGCCGAAGGTGATTAGGGGATGCTTTTTCCAGTACCTGAGAGCGGCAGCGACAATGAGAGTGATGACCAGGCACGACAGCAGCACCTTGCCATCGGAAAAGCTCCTGGTCACCTGGAACGGCTTGTCGATGGAAAGGCCGGTGGGAAGGAACCACTCCCGAATGTAGAAAACAACTGCCCTGGACTGGGTCGCAAGCTGGCTGACCCAATCGGCGGCCGCCTGCGTTCCGCCCTTTTCGGTGAACCTACTGGCCAGGTTCTCGCCGTAGATCTGAAGCCTTGTGTACAAGATGCCCACCAGGACGACTCCGTACGGAGCCAGCCGTATGGTAAGGTTTGTCATGATTGCAGGGAGGCTACGGCCTTCCATCCACCTCCTGTTAAGGAATATCTCGTAAAGGAAGATCATCCCCGGAAGGGTCACTGCTATCTCCTTGGAAAGGAATCCGCAAAGATACATGAAGGTGGATAAGGCCAACGGAAGGAAGCGGATGGAGGTAGTCTCCTGGTCCTGCGTCGCCTTGAGGTAGAAGTAGAACCCGGCCAGCAGGAACATGGTGGCCATGCCGGAGGAGCGGGAGGAGATGTAGACGATGGTTTCTGTGTTTATGGTCTGCAGCCCGAACAGGAGTCCGGCGAAGGCCGCAGGCAGGGCAGGGTCCATCCCGTCGAGGCGGATCCGGCGGCGGAACAGAAAGAGGGTGATGAAAAATACGAGCAGGGAGCTTACAAGGTGGAACAGGAAGTTCACCACGTGGTAGCCGACGACGTCATATCCGTCCCGGTTTGTCCATATCCCGACCTGGTAGTTGATGGCGTGGGTGGCCATGAGGAGCGGGCGGTACATGCGCGTCTGGGGGTTCCGGCTGAAGGTGGTGGCGTCGGTGAAGAACATCGGGATATTGGAGATCTTCCGGATGTTGATGTTCTCCTTGATGTGGTGGAAGTCGTCGTAGTGCCAGTCCGCGGTAAAGCTGTTGGAGTAGAATATGGTCAGGGCCGCCGTGATAAGGAGAACGGCGAAAAGCGTCGGCCTGGCTTCGTAAACGGTGCGGAGCTTTTGAAGGATGCTGTTCATAATCTGAGTATGGCCTCTCTCGGTTTTGAGGATATCAGGATCGCTGGGATCCTTTCAGCATTAATGGTTAACGTTGATGGACTCGCAAAAAGTCCATCAACGCACCCCGCGCGGGGTGCCCAAATCAATGACTCCCACTGTAAGTCATTGATTTGTAAGGAAAGGGAAAAAGACGCTTTTCCCTTTCCTTGGAGCGAAAAGTCCCGGATTGGACTTTTTGCGACTCTATCAGCGTTGGCCGTTGAAGGTTGCCAGCCACTAACTTTATACCTTAACCGTTAAGGTTATCAACCGGTTAAAATTGAGCTGTCAGCAAAAAGGTCCTTCTCCCGACGCTGTCATCCCGGATACTCATATGGCTGTCACTCCGGGCTTGACCCGGAGTCCATGGATTCCGGATAATCCCGCCTTCCGTCTTCGCCAAGGCTATGCCGTGACAAGCAAGCGGTGATTTCCGGAATGACGGTAATCATGGGTTTTACCTCGTTACCTCGATACAACTCTTCATCCCCCATGCACCCACGCCCCCAGGCTCTCCCGTTCCTTCCCCGTGTCACCGTGTCTCCGTGCTTGCCACGCCGACTTGTCACGTCGGAGCCTATGGCGCAGACGGAAGCTTTAGCGAAGGCGGGTCCCTGCGTCCAGCAGCCTTTCCACAATAAACTCTGTCACGTCGATCTTCTCCGCCATCATCCTGGAGTGGCCTTCCCTGAACCGATCGCTGTCCTTGAGGTTCCCTTTCAGGGCCTCCTCGGCCTTATCGACGGATTCCCTCACCTGCCACGGCCGGAAGTTGTAGCCCAGCCCGTACCTTCCCTCCTGCTCGTCGGTGTAGCCGCGTCCCACCACGTCCAGGTAGACGAAGGGGGTCCCCAGCACGGCGCTCTCGGAGGCCATGGTGGCGCTCTCTCCGATAATAAGCTGCGCGAAGGCCAGGAGATGGTGGACCTGGTGGGGGGGCAGGGGCAGGCGATACTTTTCGAACTGTTCCGGAAGCGCTGCTTCGGAAGTGATGTAAACCTTGCCGTGCTCCTGCAGGGTCCTGGCCAGGAGCAGCTTGTCCTCCGGTGAGTACCCCCTTGCCTTCACATCGTGCATCGCCTTCCACGAAACGAACCTCACGACCGTGAACGGCTCTTGGGGATCGACGCCGTGGGTCGAGAGGATGCCCGGGTCGGGCGCGAACCGGTCCGGATGAAGGTAGGCCAGTTCGTGGTATCCGGCGTAGGGGACATGCTTTCCCTCTGGAACCCAGCCCCTGTAGCAGTCGGGCGTGACCACCTCGGTGGCGAAGGGGTAGGAAAGGCGGTTCGACACTGTGGCGTTCTCCGTGTCGTAGAAAATGAGGTTCCTGGTCCGCGTCATAAATCCGACCTGTGCCGTGGAGATCCCCCCGATGCTGCCGAGAACACTGGGCTTTTCCTTTACAACAAGGCGTGCCAGCCTGATGTTCCTTGTTGCCAGCTCCCCGGCCAGCCCCGCTTTCCCCGAGGCTTCGCGGCTGATCACCCGATGGGGGATGCCGTAAAGATCCAGGAGGCGGAGGGTCAGGTCCTTGTCCCTGGCCGTCACCAGCACCTCGTGGCCTTTCCCGGTCAGTTCCTCAACGGCGTTTCGGAAGAAGTGCACGTGGGCCGGATGGAGGATGTCTAAAAGTATCTTCATTTTTCGTTATTTTACAAGGTGCATTTTGTGGAACCAACCCACGTATTCTCCAAGCTTCCATCGGATGAAATCGGGGGTGATCTTGTGAAGTCCTTTCCAGGTTCCGAAGAGATAGGCACGAAAATGGTGGACCTGAGAGAATCGACCGACCATCTTCAGCACCTCCTTTTTGGTGAAGTGGTAAGCAAAGGGACACACTTCCTTAGAAAGGCTGAGAGGGTCCTCATACCTTGGGTTGAAGATCCGGTGCGCAAGATAGTTCAGGGAGTGTCTGTTGTAGAGCAGGACATGAGCTCTTCCACCTGGTTTCAGGACCCGGTAAATCTCATCGATACCTTTCTGAGGATTGACCGTGTGCTGGAGCACTCCGCTGACTACGCAGTCGAAGGTTTCATCCCCGAAAGGAAGCTTTTCCGCGTTAGCGACCTGTACGGTGGCATTACCGTAATCATCACCGTAGATTCCCTCTAACTCAAGATACCTCTGTGCCAACCTGATAACGTCGTCGGCGAGGTCAACTCCCACGACCCTGTTTCCGAGTTGTGCGAACCTGACGATGTCGTGCCCTATGCCGCAGCCGATCTCGAGCATATATTGGGGTGAGTACTTCTCGATAAAACCGTAAAGCTCCACATGGTGCCAGTGCTGCACCTTGGTCCTTTCGTCCCGCATTCTATGGAAGTATTCCAGATCTCCTTTCATACCCAGGCTCTCAGGGATATAATGCTGGCCGCAGACGATGTCGTTCCAGAAACGCCTTATCTGGTCGAAGGTCTCCTCGGTGTTGTACTCCTTCATTTTTTCTTTCGATACCGGTTTGGGAACAGTTTTTTCAATCATGCTCCATCTCCTTGGCAGTGAATGAGTTGTTGCCAGTCAGAAGGTCCTTTGGGGGCTTTATCCGCTTGAAAAGGATGAACCAGCAAAGCGGGGCCAGGACAAAGACGACAATTATGTTGCAAAGCCTCAGGACCGCTGCAACCATGAGGCTCTGGTTAAAGCCGAGCAGAGTCAGTTTTCCTATGAAGCCTGTGATGAATTCCTGCAGACCGAGGTTGTTTGGCGTAAGGGTGATGAAATTTGAAAGTGATTGAAACACACCAATCGCAAGGCAGGAGAGGTAGTCAGGATCTATGGAGAAGGTCCTGTATGAAAAATAGATCAGGAATGCCCCCGATGCGTACTGGATGACGATGGAAAGGACTACCAGAATGACGACAGAGGGATTCTGGAATATTACGTTAATAGATCTTACGGCTAGGGACAGGATATTTCTCAGCCGTGACGTTGGTTCTATCCGATTCGGTCTAAGTATGAACATAAGGACCGGGAAAAGGATTAGGCCAGCCGTCAGTGGAAGGAGATATCCTATGTAGCGCGGATCGATCCCTTTGAAGAAGGGAAACATCAGGATGCAGATCAGGCCCGCTGTGAACAGTATGAAGAGCATGTTCGCGGCCATTAGCCCTCCATAGGCCGAGAACGGCATGCCATGGTTGTTTTTGAGATAAGTTGCCCTTATTGCGGCACCTGCCCTCAGGGGACCGAAGTAATTAAAAAAAGTCGTCAGAATAGAAAGAGTGAATATTTCAGTGAACGAAAGCCTGAAACCGACGGCGTAAAGAAGAATAGCGTTGGTTACTCCGGCCGAAAAGACCATGAAAAGGGAGAGCGAGAAAAGATAGGGGATAAAGGAGCAGCTTACCTTGGTAAACAGGTGGAGCTGGTCCCGTATGGCATAAGAATACACAATCGCCATGAGTATGATAATGACAGTGCCGGCAAGAGTCGCTATTTTTGAACCGCGTGCCATCTTCTTCCTCAATTGCGCTTCCGCCTTACAAGTAGAAATACGAGTTCCCTCATGAACCTATTGATGAGGATCCTGGGGTTTCGTCGCAGAAGAATCAGTGCATAAAGGAATGTCTTGACTCTGGCTAGTCGCCCGAATTTTCTCAGGAGTTTGTAAAGCTCCTGTTTTGAGAGTATTTCCGACAAGACGATGAACCGGTCGAGGACCTGCCTGGGCCGGTACATCGTGGCGATCAGGTCGAGAGCCTCCCAGTCCATGTCCACCGTTTCGGAGACAAGACCTTTTGCGAGGGCGTGTTCCCAAAGTTTTGTACCGGGGTAGGGAACGGGCAGGAACACCTGGACCTTGTTGAGGGGGGTCGCCCGGATGAAATCGTAGGTCTCCATGATCTCCTCCCGGGTCTCCTCCGGGAACCCGATAATGAAACTGGACTCGCTGAACAGGTCGAAGCGGCGCAGCATGAGAGCCGCTTTCCTGTTGGTTTCAACCGTAGTTCCCTTGTTGATATATTCAAGGGTCCTGTTCGATCCCGATTCCATCCCCAGGCTCACATGAATACAGTTCATTCTCTTGAGCTGGTGGAGGAGTTCCTCGCTGATGTGGTCGGCCCGGGTGGCGACGGAGTAGTTAAACCTTGCGGTAAGTCCTTCCTCCTCGAGGAGGTCAACGATGCGCCGCACACGCTCCTTTTTAACGGTGAAAAGGTCATCCCAGAACTTGACTCTCTGAAGGGCAGGGTACCGTTCAGCATGGTACTTGATCGTTTCGAGGACCTTTTCCGGACTGAACCACCGGACGTTCCTGTGCCAGCCGGTCGCACAGAACACGCAACGGTAGGGGCATCCCCTCGATGTCATGATACACAGGGTGTCTGTTTTCTCATTGCCCTGCAGCAGGTCAGGTACGGGCAGAGAGTCAAGGTCTTTCAGCGGTGACGCCGGCTCTGTTTGCACGAGGCCGCCCTGGCTGTCCCTGAACACTATTCCGGGAACATCCAGCAGTTCCTCCCCTTTCCAGCCGCCATTGTAGACCCGAAGGAGCTTCTCGAAAGCCCGTTCCCCCTCTCCAATGACGCCTATATCCATATCATCGGTTATGAGGTTGGGCAGAGTGGTGATCTGCTCTCCTCCCACAACGACATGAACGCCATATTCCTTGCACATTCCGGCGACCTTTATGGCCTGTCCATAAGTCGCCGCATAACAGGAGAGTCCAACGATGTCCGGTCTTTCCCGTTCCAGGAGTTCTTTGTCGATATAAGGAACAATGCTGATCCGGACATGGGGGTTTTTGTCTTCACAGAACGTCTTGATATAGGAAAGCCCGATGGGATTTGTGAGAATCTCCACCGAGGTGTAGTAGTTGCATGGAGAGTTCAGCAGGATCTTGACCATAACGTTTTTATCGAACCTCGCCCTGGAGTGTAGAACAGGCCAGTTGCCGGAAGCGGTCGGCGAAACCTTCCCACGTGAAACGTCCAGCTGCTTTAAGGGCCTTCTCTTTCATCGTGTTGAGTGCCGTCGGGGCGTTCAGGATGTTCCCTATCCTGGCACTTATCTCTTCATCCTTGGCATCTGGTGGAATGAGAAACCCGTTTTCCCCGTCAACGATGATATCCAGGGGGCCTCCGGCTCTGAACGCTATTACTGGGACTCCGCTGGCGTTGGCTTCCACAAGACACAGGCCGAAGGAGATGTTCTGCTCCAGAATGACGAAAAGGTCGGCCGAATCGTAAAAGGAGAACACCTCATCTGGTCCCACGTAACCGGGGAAAAGGACGTTGCCGGTCAGCCCCATCCTTTCAACCTGCTCCTTCAGTGGCCCCATGGAGGGGCCGTCTCCGACGACCAGGCAGGCTATATCGGGGAACTGTCTTTTCAGTAGGCCGGTGATGTTGATGAGCCTGTCAACGTTCTTCCACGGGATCAGCTTTCCCGTGAAACACAGGACCGGCCCTTTTCCCTCCAGTGCAGCAGCTATACCGGGTGGCAGGGGAGGAACTTTTTCCGGCCTCTGGACACCCGGGGGCACCACCTTCACCCCCTCGATCCCGTAGATCTCCTGGATCCACTCACCATAACCGGTTGAGAAAGTGAAGACCTCATCGGCCCTCCTCACAGCCGCCCTGTCGCAGGGACGATAGGCGGCTGCGAAAATTGGTACGAGACGGCCCAAAAATCCTCCGGAACGCGAGGTATCGGTCGTCGTGTCGTAGGCGAAGCGCGGCGGCTGGTAGCAGAAGTAGATCGTCGGTTGAGGCCGTCCGAGCAAGGTCTGAAGGGCGAGGGCGGGCACAACCGTCTCTGTGTGAAAACAGACCACATCGCTCCTCCTGGGAAAGAAAAAAGGCAGGACAAATGTGGTTGCAAGGTTCGCAAATCCGGCGAGAAGGACATTTTTGAAGGAGAGAGAAAGGGCCCTCGGTGGAGTGATGAGTCCCACTCGTGGGTCCAGCTGCTCTGCCAGGATCCCGGGAAAATCGCTGGTGACCAGGGTGTTCCGGATTCCCTGGTCGCACAGGCATCGGAGCAGGTTGAAGATCACCGGCTCGGCTCCGCCATGGATCTCCTTGAACCTTGGAAAGACATGGGTGATGTGCATGAGGCGCTTACCGCGTCAGGCTCCGAAAACCTGTCGGTTTTCGACCGCCCACTCGTAAAGGGCCTTGATCCCGTCCCTGGGTTCAGTCTGTGCCTCCCAACCCAGGACCTCTCTGGCTTTGGAGGAGTCGCACACGAAGTAGTACAGGTCCCCGAAACGCTCACCCCCGAAATGGAGTTCCAGGGGCTCGCCTGTCAGTTCCCCGAGGTAGTCAATACACTCCAGGAGGGAGATCATGGTCTTCTCCCCCCCTCCGATGTTATAGGTCCCCGGCACAGGGTTTTCGTAAAAGGAGTGGAAGGCGCGGCATACGTCCGGGGCGAACAGGATATCCCTTAACTGTTTGCCGGTGTTAAAGACGGTTACGGGCCGCCCGATGGCAGCCTTGATGGTGAAGTTGGCCACCCATCCGTGATCCTCGCCACCGAACTGCCTGGTTCCGTAAAGCCCGGTCAGCCTGAAGGTTGCCGCCCTGACTCCGAAAGTGTCGGTGAACATCCTCACGTAATGTTCCGCCGCCATCTTGGAAGCGTGGAGGGGGGTGATGCTCCCGGTCATGAGCTCGTGGTCTTCCGCGATCCCGGGAGGGGTCCGGACGTACCGTGTGGACTCTTCCGAAATGGAATCGTTGATGCCGGTCCCGTAGACGTGGATGGAACTGCAGCTCACTACGGGTGCCCCGATCTGCCTGGCCGTTTCCAGGACGTTGTAGGTGCCCATGAGGTTCGTGGTGAAATCCAGCCAGGGGTCTTCCATGGAGATGGTCATGGCCGGCTGGGCTGCCGTGTGAACGATGAAATCGCACCCGTCCGCCTCTGCCAGAAGGTCGTCGAGGTCCCTGATGTCCTTTTTCACCAACTGGACTCCCATCTCTTTCAGGTAGTCCCAGTTGAAATTGCGGACCAGGTCGAGGTCATAACCCGTTTTGCTGAGTTCGTACTTGGTCATGCTGTCGTAGGAAACCACTTCCCATCCCATGTTTCTGTAGAATTCGCACACGTGGGACCCGATGAACCCGCACCCTCCCGTCACAAGAACTTTCATGATTCCCCCCTTTCGGTACTTCGCAGAAGTTTTTCGAACCTGGCGATATCTTCCTCGATGTTGATGTTGAAATACTCGGATCCGATGTTGAAGGTCTTGACCTTCTGGTCGTCATCGATGGCGCACTGGATCATGTCCACCAGCTCCTTCTCACCCCGTTTCTGGTTGATGGGCGTCTCTTCGATATAGTCGAAGATGGCGTTGTTGAAGATGCAGTTACCCGTACCTTGGGTGTCGTTGAGGGCCCGCTTGGGTTTTTCGACCAGCCTGAATACGGTCCTGCTGTCGTCCTGTATGACGGCGTAAGTCTTGGATA
This window of the bacterium genome carries:
- a CDS encoding tetratricopeptide repeat protein, which codes for MNSILQKLRTVYEARPTLFAVLLITAALTIFYSNSFTADWHYDDFHHIKENINIRKISNIPMFFTDATTFSRNPQTRMYRPLLMATHAINYQVGIWTNRDGYDVVGYHVVNFLFHLVSSLLVFFITLFLFRRRIRLDGMDPALPAAFAGLLFGLQTINTETIVYISSRSSGMATMFLLAGFYFYLKATQDQETTSIRFLPLALSTFMYLCGFLSKEIAVTLPGMIFLYEIFLNRRWMEGRSLPAIMTNLTIRLAPYGVVLVGILYTRLQIYGENLASRFTEKGGTQAAADWVSQLATQSRAVVFYIREWFLPTGLSIDKPFQVTRSFSDGKVLLSCLVITLIVAAALRYWKKHPLITFGVLWFFLALLPTSLFRLNVVINDHRLYLPGFGFVLVFTYVVAKLYLRFRSDGGWYFKTFITICLTILLFMGLGTFKRNMAFATEETIWKDVILKDRNSVRGYNNLGIYYEQNGDFDRALQHYQRTIKLAPMFPNPYINVGNVYHKKKGYENAEKWMKRAIQLDPKSALANYNLGNILREAGKTEEAIGAYKTALKYNPRYIEAANNLANIYFKERKYPEAIQYYKQALFIDPTFAMSYYNIALAYENLGQPAVAIANYEKFLRFWLGDRRYISLASSKMQALQKQLGGPQGN
- a CDS encoding DUF354 domain-containing protein; protein product: MKILLDILHPAHVHFFRNAVEELTGKGHEVLVTARDKDLTLRLLDLYGIPHRVISREASGKAGLAGELATRNIRLARLVVKEKPSVLGSIGGISTAQVGFMTRTRNLIFYDTENATVSNRLSYPFATEVVTPDCYRGWVPEGKHVPYAGYHELAYLHPDRFAPDPGILSTHGVDPQEPFTVVRFVSWKAMHDVKARGYSPEDKLLLARTLQEHGKVYITSEAALPEQFEKYRLPLPPHQVHHLLAFAQLIIGESATMASESAVLGTPFVYLDVVGRGYTDEQEGRYGLGYNFRPWQVRESVDKAEEALKGNLKDSDRFREGHSRMMAEKIDVTEFIVERLLDAGTRLR
- a CDS encoding methyltransferase domain-containing protein, encoding MIEKTVPKPVSKEKMKEYNTEETFDQIRRFWNDIVCGQHYIPESLGMKGDLEYFHRMRDERTKVQHWHHVELYGFIEKYSPQYMLEIGCGIGHDIVRFAQLGNRVVGVDLADDVIRLAQRYLELEGIYGDDYGNATVQVANAEKLPFGDETFDCVVSGVLQHTVNPQKGIDEIYRVLKPGGRAHVLLYNRHSLNYLAHRIFNPRYEDPLSLSKEVCPFAYHFTKKEVLKMVGRFSQVHHFRAYLFGTWKGLHKITPDFIRWKLGEYVGWFHKMHLVK
- a CDS encoding lysylphosphatidylglycerol synthase transmembrane domain-containing protein, translated to MRKKMARGSKIATLAGTVIIILMAIVYSYAIRDQLHLFTKVSCSFIPYLFSLSLFMVFSAGVTNAILLYAVGFRLSFTEIFTLSILTTFFNYFGPLRAGAAIRATYLKNNHGMPFSAYGGLMAANMLFILFTAGLICILMFPFFKGIDPRYIGYLLPLTAGLILFPVLMFILRPNRIEPTSRLRNILSLAVRSINVIFQNPSVVILVVLSIVIQYASGAFLIYFSYRTFSIDPDYLSCLAIGVFQSLSNFITLTPNNLGLQEFITGFIGKLTLLGFNQSLMVAAVLRLCNIIVVFVLAPLCWFILFKRIKPPKDLLTGNNSFTAKEMEHD
- a CDS encoding radical SAM protein, producing the protein MVKILLNSPCNYYTSVEILTNPIGLSYIKTFCEDKNPHVRISIVPYIDKELLERERPDIVGLSCYAATYGQAIKVAGMCKEYGVHVVVGGEQITTLPNLITDDMDIGVIGEGERAFEKLLRVYNGGWKGEELLDVPGIVFRDSQGGLVQTEPASPLKDLDSLPVPDLLQGNEKTDTLCIMTSRGCPYRCVFCATGWHRNVRWFSPEKVLETIKYHAERYPALQRVKFWDDLFTVKKERVRRIVDLLEEEGLTARFNYSVATRADHISEELLHQLKRMNCIHVSLGMESGSNRTLEYINKGTTVETNRKAALMLRRFDLFSESSFIIGFPEETREEIMETYDFIRATPLNKVQVFLPVPYPGTKLWEHALAKGLVSETVDMDWEALDLIATMYRPRQVLDRFIVLSEILSKQELYKLLRKFGRLARVKTFLYALILLRRNPRILINRFMRELVFLLVRRKRN
- a CDS encoding glycosyltransferase family 4 protein; this translates as MHITHVFPRFKEIHGGAEPVIFNLLRCLCDQGIRNTLVTSDFPGILAEQLDPRVGLITPPRALSLSFKNVLLAGFANLATTFVLPFFFPRRSDVVCFHTETVVPALALQTLLGRPQPTIYFCYQPPRFAYDTTTDTSRSGGFLGRLVPIFAAAYRPCDRAAVRRADEVFTFSTGYGEWIQEIYGIEGVKVVPPGVQRPEKVPPLPPGIAAALEGKGPVLCFTGKLIPWKNVDRLINITGLLKRQFPDIACLVVGDGPSMGPLKEQVERMGLTGNVLFPGYVGPDEVFSFYDSADLFVILEQNISFGLCLVEANASGVPVIAFRAGGPLDIIVDGENGFLIPPDAKDEEISARIGNILNAPTALNTMKEKALKAAGRFTWEGFADRFRQLACSTLQGEVR
- a CDS encoding NAD-dependent epimerase/dehydratase family protein: MKVLVTGGCGFIGSHVCEFYRNMGWEVVSYDSMTKYELSKTGYDLDLVRNFNWDYLKEMGVQLVKKDIRDLDDLLAEADGCDFIVHTAAQPAMTISMEDPWLDFTTNLMGTYNVLETARQIGAPVVSCSSIHVYGTGINDSISEESTRYVRTPPGIAEDHELMTGSITPLHASKMAAEHYVRMFTDTFGVRAATFRLTGLYGTRQFGGEDHGWVANFTIKAAIGRPVTVFNTGKQLRDILFAPDVCRAFHSFYENPVPGTYNIGGGEKTMISLLECIDYLGELTGEPLELHFGGERFGDLYYFVCDSSKAREVLGWEAQTEPRDGIKALYEWAVENRQVFGA